CCAGTCCGACGACGACGAGGAGTGACGCGAGGGCGGTCGGGTCGCTACCGGCGACAAAGAGTGCGAGACCCCAGACGACGAGGGCGGCGTTCGAGGCGACGTTCCACGCGGCGTGTTCTCGGACGCGACGGACGGCGCTCGCGGCGAAGAAGGCGATTCCCGTGCCGACGAGTACCAGCGATGGCAGTCCGGGGTCGTCGTACACCGCGGCGGCCACTACCAGTGCCAGCAGGATGACCGTCACCGACAAGCGACCGACAGAGAGGCCCCGAGAGCGGAACGCGTCGATTACCATACCGGAACGTGTTTGTCGGAGAA
This genomic stretch from Halorussus pelagicus harbors:
- a CDS encoding phosphatidate cytidylyltransferase: MVIDAFRSRGLSVGRLSVTVILLALVVAAAVYDDPGLPSLVLVGTGIAFFAASAVRRVREHAAWNVASNAALVVWGLALFVAGSDPTALASLLVVVGLVGVVIESYNYRHGTSYGRISWSE